A single genomic interval of Chloracidobacterium validum harbors:
- a CDS encoding formate--tetrahydrofolate ligase: MSDLTIARSVKLSPIVDVAERLGVSPDEIEPYGRYAAKLPLWLSAPDAPRRGKLILVSAMTPTPAGEGKTTATIGLTDALNRIGRRAVAVLREPSLGPVFGLKGGATGGGRAQVAPMDFINLHFTGDFAAVTAAHNLLAAVVDNDLHQRKSTHGLDLTSVRWKRVLDVNDRALRQIVVGLGGRTNGLPRESGFDITAASEVMAAMCLCDSLAHLKEKLGGIFVGRTQDKRPLYARDFNVHGAMTALLRDALKPNLAQTLEGNPAIIHLGPFANIAQGTNSVIATRAGLRLSDYVVTEAGFGFDLGGEKFLHIKCRTSGLAPAVVVLVATVRGLKYQGGAALEALHEPDLAALERGFDNLEKHLENVRRFGLEPVVAINRFTSDTSAELDWVQARCTAMGTASAISEAWAYGGAGAETLAHEVVAAVERATGHWQPLYALTDPIERKIETVATHIYGASDVRFLSKARADLRLIAELGLTQLPICIAKTQKSFSDDPTRLGRPRDFTLTIREVEIAAGAGFVIPIAGDLVRMPGLPAVPASERIDIDAEGNITGLS; encoded by the coding sequence ATGTCTGACCTGACAATTGCCCGCTCGGTAAAACTGTCTCCCATCGTGGACGTGGCGGAACGCCTTGGCGTGTCGCCCGACGAGATTGAACCCTACGGTCGCTACGCGGCGAAACTGCCGCTGTGGTTGAGCGCTCCCGATGCCCCCCGCCGCGGCAAGCTCATCCTGGTTTCGGCAATGACGCCAACCCCGGCTGGCGAGGGCAAGACCACCGCCACGATTGGGCTGACGGATGCACTCAACCGGATTGGTCGCCGTGCCGTCGCGGTTCTGCGCGAACCATCCCTTGGGCCAGTTTTTGGGCTGAAGGGCGGCGCGACAGGTGGCGGGCGCGCGCAAGTCGCCCCAATGGACTTCATCAACTTGCACTTCACAGGCGATTTCGCGGCCGTGACGGCAGCGCACAACCTGCTGGCGGCGGTTGTGGACAACGACCTCCACCAGCGAAAATCCACCCACGGCCTCGACTTGACGAGTGTTCGCTGGAAGCGCGTCCTCGATGTCAATGACCGCGCCCTGCGGCAGATTGTCGTTGGTCTGGGTGGACGCACCAATGGGCTTCCCCGCGAATCCGGCTTCGACATTACCGCCGCCTCGGAAGTCATGGCGGCAATGTGCCTGTGCGACTCGCTGGCCCACTTGAAGGAAAAACTTGGTGGCATTTTCGTTGGGCGCACCCAGGACAAGCGCCCGCTGTATGCGCGCGATTTCAACGTCCACGGGGCAATGACGGCGCTGCTCAGGGACGCGCTCAAGCCAAACTTGGCGCAGACGCTCGAAGGCAATCCGGCCATCATTCACCTTGGACCCTTTGCCAACATTGCGCAGGGAACAAACTCGGTGATCGCCACGCGGGCGGGTTTGCGCCTGAGCGACTATGTCGTGACCGAAGCCGGCTTTGGGTTCGACTTGGGTGGGGAAAAGTTCCTGCACATCAAGTGCCGGACATCCGGCCTCGCGCCGGCCGTCGTCGTTCTGGTGGCTACCGTTCGGGGGCTGAAATATCAAGGCGGCGCAGCGCTCGAAGCCCTGCATGAGCCTGATCTGGCGGCCCTGGAACGTGGCTTCGACAACCTTGAAAAGCACCTGGAAAACGTTCGCCGGTTTGGACTGGAGCCGGTCGTGGCAATCAATCGCTTCACCAGTGACACCAGTGCGGAACTGGATTGGGTTCAGGCGCGTTGCACGGCTATGGGGACTGCCTCGGCGATTTCGGAGGCCTGGGCCTACGGCGGCGCGGGCGCGGAAACGCTGGCTCACGAGGTCGTCGCGGCGGTTGAGCGCGCAACCGGTCACTGGCAACCGCTTTACGCGCTTACCGACCCCATCGAGCGCAAAATCGAAACCGTGGCAACGCACATCTACGGCGCGAGCGATGTCCGGTTTCTGTCCAAGGCACGCGCTGACCTCCGCTTGATTGCTGAACTTGGACTGACGCAACTCCCCATCTGCATAGCCAAAACTCAAAAGTCGTTTTCAGACGATCCGACCCGACTGGGACGCCCACGGGATTTCACGTTGACCATTC